DNA from Paludisphaera mucosa:
GCAGCGGGTGACCCGGCTGAGCTACCTGCTGGAGCAGTCGCAGCGCTCGCTCGTCCAGCAGTCCCAGGCCAAGGGCGATTCCGCGATCGACGCCCTCATCGCGACCATCGAAAACCAGCTCGCCAGCCTGTTCGAGAAGAGCCGGCAGGCCGGCGACCACGTCGACTATCAGATCTATCTGACCTACGCCGACCACCTCCGCTTCCGTCGCCAGCGCGACCGCTGCCTGCAGGTCGTCAACGAGGCCCTGGGCTCGCCGCTGGCCGCCCGGCCCAGCTCGTCGCTGATCGTCCTCGGCCTGCACACGGTCGGTGCCGAGATGGCCCTCATCCAGACCGACGACTCGGCTCGGCTGCCCAAGGCCGCCCCCCATATCCAGGCGTTGCTGGCCGCCACCGAGCCCCGCTACCAGGGCCTGGGGCACCTGTTCCAGGGAGCCGTGGAACTTGAGGAATCGGGCGTCGTCGCGTCGGCCACGAAGAAGCCCGATCAGGCCCCCGTCAAGGCCCAGCCTAAGCTCAGGGCGAGCGCCCTGACGCACCTGAAGGCCGCCGCGCAGCAACTCCCCGACGTCGCCGAGGCGCAGGCTCGATACGGCGTGGCCCTGGTCCTGAACCAGGAGCAAGGCCTGGGACGGCAGTACCTGCAGAACGCCCTCAAGATGTCCGCTCTCGACCCCCAGTACGAGTTCTGGGCCGCCTGGACCATCCTGCAGGCGGGCTATCCTGAAGAGGCGATCCCGATCGTCGATTCGCTCACGAGGCAGCTCGCCCAGGGCTCCGTGCCGCCCGAGATGAAGGTCGTCGTGCACCAGCTCAGCGGCGAACTCTACCAGGCGCGACGAGGCCCCGGCGATCTCGACCGTGCGGCCGTGGAGTTCGAGAAGGTCGCCAAACTCGGCGACAAGTCCGACGGCGGCGCCACGCTTCGCCTGGCCCAGATCGACGTCCAGCGGAAACGGCTGGACGAGGCCATGGCCCGGATCGAAGGGTTGCGCAAGTCCGGCCAGGAGCCTCCCGCGGCCGAGAATCTGGCCGTCCTGATCCTGGAGGAGCAAGGGAAGAAGGACGAGGCCCGTAAGCGTCTGGAGGAAGCCCGGACCAAGTTCCCCAGGTCCTCCGAGATCGCCGGCCTCTACGCGGCGCTCAAGGCCAACGACCGCAAGCCTGAGGAGGCCGACAAGGCCCTCGCGGAGTTCCTCGTCCAGGATCCCGACAACCTCACCCTCACGATGATGCGGGCCCAGATCCTCAACGATTCGCTCAAGCGTCCCGACGACGCCCGCAAGCTCCTCTCGGAGATCGGCGAACGCTCCAGCACCTCGGCGCCGTGGCTCCAGCTCGCGCAAATGGAGATGGCCTGCGACAACCTCGACGCCGCCGCGGCCGTGATCGCCAAGATCCGCTCCCGCTGGAAGGAAGGGGCCGCCGGCGACATCCTGGAAGGGCAGCTCGCGCTCAAGCGGAACGAGGTCCCGGCGGCGATCGCCCACTTCGACGAGGCCCTCAAGAAGGACCCCGAGAACAAGATCGTCGCCTTCTGGAAGGCCCAGCTCGACGGCCGCTCCGGAGCCTACGCCGAGGCGACCAAGGCCCTCGAAGACATCGTCCGCGACCGACCCAGCAAGGAGGTCGAGACCGGGGTCACGCTCCTCTCGGCCGCCCAGTCGGCGCTGGCCAACCTCTCGCTCCAGAACGGCAACGTCGACGACGCCATCCGCCGTTTCGAGGAGTTGAAGCGGAACAACGAGGCCGGCGCGCTGACGCGGACCGACCGCTGGCAGCTCGTCACGGCCCACGTCGCCCGGAAGCAGTGGCCCGTCGCCAAGGCCGAGCTGGCCGCGATGCTCAACGACCCCAAGAACCCGCCGAACCCCGACGAGCGGGTCCGCGCCGCCAACCTCTACCGCGAGCACGGCGAGGAGCCCGCGGCGATCGCCCAGCTCGACGGCGTCCTCAAGGACAACCCGACCAACGCCTCGGCGGTCGTGACCCGCGCCTACCTTTTCATGCGTCAGAAGCAACACGCCCAGGCGACGGCGCTGCTCTCCAAGGCCGTAGAGAAGCTGAATCAGGGGGGCGGGAAGGCGCCCGAGGTCTTCTTCCTCATGCTCGCCGCCGTCGAGAACGAGACGCCGCCCCTGGCGACCTCGCCCGAGAGGACGATCAAGGTCGTCGAGGAGGGGCTGGCCGCGCAGCCCGACTCGATCCCGCTCGTCCAGGCGAAGTACCTGATCCTGGCCAAGCAGGGCGACCCCGCCCGTGCCGTCGAGTTCGTGGCGTCGAAGGCCGAGCACGACTCCAAGGGCGTCTACCGCCGCATGCTGGTCGACGTCTACCGTCACCAGAAGAACTACGAGGGGGCCGAGAAGATCCTCCGCGGGCTGGTCGCCGAGACGCCCTCCGACGGCAACCTCGCGGCCGGCCTCGTCGAGGTCGTCTCGCTGGCTGCGGCCGACGCCCTCGCCGCCGGCGACGCCGACAAGCTCCGCACGCTCGACGAGAAGGCGGCGGGCCTGATCCGCGAGTGTCGGGCGAAGTTCCCCACGAACCTCGCCATCCTCCAGGCCGAGTGCGACCAGGCGGCGCGTCGGGGCGATTTCACGCAGGCCGTGGGGATCACCGAGGAGATCGACAAGGTCGCCAAGAACTCGTCGGTCGGCCCGCTGCTGCGGGCCCGGCTCTTCGCCTCGCAGAACCGCCCGGCCGACGTCGCCAGGGCGTACGCCGAGGCCGTCGAGCGCGAGCCTCGGCGGCTCGACGTCCGGGTCGCGTTCGGCAAGGCGTCGCTCAAGCTCGGCAACGTCGACGACGCCCTCCAGCAGGCGAAATACGTCCTGGACGTCGAAAAGGCTGACCGCGAGGGTTTGCTGCTGCAGGCCAGGGCGCTCGACGCCTCCGGGCTCAGCGACGCCCAGCGCGAGGCCGCCCGCTCGAGCGCCGTCACGCAGCTCGAAGCGGCCGTCGCGGCCGACCCCAAGTTCGTCGACGCCTTGCAGACCATCGCCGAAATCGAGCTGAAACGGCACCGCCGTCCGGCCGCGATCAACGCCCTGAAGCGGGCCCTGGCCGCCGACCCCGCCGACGGCACGGCCCTCGCGCAGTACGTCCAGCTCCTCTCCGAGCCCGACCCCGCCAGCCCGGCCGCCCGCCCCGCCGGCCTGGACGAGGCCAAGCGTCTCGCCGCCGAGATCGCCAAGACCGATCAGAAGGGCGATCTGCTGCTCGCCGTCGCGGTCGGTTTCCACAAGGCCCGCCGCCTCGAGCTGGCGCTTCCCGCGTCCGAAAAGGCCGCCTCTCTGCTCGACTCTCCGGTCGCGCACCTGAACCTCGGCGACCTGTTGCTGTCGATGGCGGAGAGTCAGCCCGACCCGGCCAAGGGCCGTCCCTACTTCGAGCGGGCCGTCGAGGAGTACGACCGGGTCCTGAAGATCCAGCCCGGTTCGATCGAGGCCGTCAATAACAAGGCCTGGGTCCTGCACAGCTCGCTGGGCCGGAGCCAGGAGGCCCTGGAACTGGTCCAGGCCATCCTGCCTCGGGTCAATCCCGCCGCGCTCCCGGGCGAGTTCTTCGACACGGTGGGGGCGATCCAGGAGTCGGTGGGCCGGACCTCCGACGCCGAGCAGTCGTACCTGGAAGGCCTCAAACGGTCGCCCGACCTGGCGGTGCTCCACTACCATTACGGCAGGCTGATCGCCTCGGACAAGGCCCGAGGCGACCGCGCCAAGGACCACCTGTCGAAGGCCATCGCCGCCAAGGACCAGCTCAGCCCGGTCATGGCCGAGGAGGCCGTCCGCCTCGTCAACCAGATCGACGTCGAAGGGCGTTGAGATCGGAATTCACGGTGCGACGTCCCGACCGATCCGACGGTCTAGACGTCTTTCCACGCCGAGCCTCCTTGCATGGTTTCTCATGCAAGGAGGCTCGGACTCTTTCGAAGTCGTCTCACCTCGTGAAGGTCACGGCCCTGTCCGCGCGAAGTTTGGCGAACGTATCGGTGATGACCTCGTACGGAGCGTTCCCGGTGCGGGGACCGAAGGGGCGAAGCGCGATCCATCGGGACGCGGTCTTCTGATCCCAGGTTTCTCGGATGGCCGCGCCGATGCGTTCGCTCAAGACGACGACCCCGTCGCGGTCGAG
Protein-coding regions in this window:
- a CDS encoding tetratricopeptide repeat protein, producing MTVRWKPLLILSGLFVAVAVVGVIAISSTLAPPTAQSVLKRARSARDAGRLADAEIYYKQALQSDGRNAAVHEEFAGLYDDMIKAAPADRRDALRTERADHLIKSVRFDKNLKGPRLRLLQDAMADDVAHDAVYWARELATLDPENLDVAFVLASEALDSRTPNLAEVRKLYDRLAAGQAPEVRRLLIQARLAAATNDDAGRAAALAAGRKLAVADDAGPTELMAKLRLDALDVQNEADPAVQGEIVKGMVALSDRVLASAEPGSQRVTRLSYLLEQSQRSLVQQSQAKGDSAIDALIATIENQLASLFEKSRQAGDHVDYQIYLTYADHLRFRRQRDRCLQVVNEALGSPLAARPSSSLIVLGLHTVGAEMALIQTDDSARLPKAAPHIQALLAATEPRYQGLGHLFQGAVELEESGVVASATKKPDQAPVKAQPKLRASALTHLKAAAQQLPDVAEAQARYGVALVLNQEQGLGRQYLQNALKMSALDPQYEFWAAWTILQAGYPEEAIPIVDSLTRQLAQGSVPPEMKVVVHQLSGELYQARRGPGDLDRAAVEFEKVAKLGDKSDGGATLRLAQIDVQRKRLDEAMARIEGLRKSGQEPPAAENLAVLILEEQGKKDEARKRLEEARTKFPRSSEIAGLYAALKANDRKPEEADKALAEFLVQDPDNLTLTMMRAQILNDSLKRPDDARKLLSEIGERSSTSAPWLQLAQMEMACDNLDAAAAVIAKIRSRWKEGAAGDILEGQLALKRNEVPAAIAHFDEALKKDPENKIVAFWKAQLDGRSGAYAEATKALEDIVRDRPSKEVETGVTLLSAAQSALANLSLQNGNVDDAIRRFEELKRNNEAGALTRTDRWQLVTAHVARKQWPVAKAELAAMLNDPKNPPNPDERVRAANLYREHGEEPAAIAQLDGVLKDNPTNASAVVTRAYLFMRQKQHAQATALLSKAVEKLNQGGGKAPEVFFLMLAAVENETPPLATSPERTIKVVEEGLAAQPDSIPLVQAKYLILAKQGDPARAVEFVASKAEHDSKGVYRRMLVDVYRHQKNYEGAEKILRGLVAETPSDGNLAAGLVEVVSLAAADALAAGDADKLRTLDEKAAGLIRECRAKFPTNLAILQAECDQAARRGDFTQAVGITEEIDKVAKNSSVGPLLRARLFASQNRPADVARAYAEAVEREPRRLDVRVAFGKASLKLGNVDDALQQAKYVLDVEKADREGLLLQARALDASGLSDAQREAARSSAVTQLEAAVAADPKFVDALQTIAEIELKRHRRPAAINALKRALAADPADGTALAQYVQLLSEPDPASPAARPAGLDEAKRLAAEIAKTDQKGDLLLAVAVGFHKARRLELALPASEKAASLLDSPVAHLNLGDLLLSMAESQPDPAKGRPYFERAVEEYDRVLKIQPGSIEAVNNKAWVLHSSLGRSQEALELVQAILPRVNPAALPGEFFDTVGAIQESVGRTSDAEQSYLEGLKRSPDLAVLHYHYGRLIASDKARGDRAKDHLSKAIAAKDQLSPVMAEEAVRLVNQIDVEGR